A window of Yoonia sp. SS1-5 genomic DNA:
CGGGATGGGCTCTATTTCCTTACCTGAGCCATTGGCCGGGGGGATGCAACGGGGGCGCGCAAGACTGAAAGTCTGGAGCGGGCCCCATTGCCAAGATGTGAGTGGTAGTACCACGCACACATCTTGCGTACGATTGATTTAGTTCAGTTTTTTGCAACAATTGGACTGCTGGAAATTTATCTAGCGCATGATCTGGGTCGAACACATCTTTGGCAATTTGTGCCGAGTGCAAGCTGGATCGGGTCATGCAAGGTTAACTGATCTGAACAGATGAAGGAGAATTTCAACAAATGTCTCGAACGCAAGAAAAGATAAACCAACCAACTGAACCTGTCTACGCAGGGATCGATGTCAGCAAGAATACGCTAGATTTCTGCATCATACCGCACGGCATAACCATGACGGTGAGCAACGACAAAAAAGGCATCAAATCACTGATCCGCGAATGTAAACGCTACGATGTCCAGCTTGTCGCACTTGAAGCAACTGGCAAATACCATTGCCTGCTGCATGAGATGCTGTTTGATGCCGAAATAAACGCTGCCGTTATCAATCCGTTCCGCTCGCGCCAGTTCGCCGATAGCATGGGCAAACTCGCCAAGACCGATACCATTGATGCTCACGTTCTAGCCCGCTTTGCTGAGCGCATGAAACCGGAGCCCGATAAGCCGCCCGGACCGCACTTTAAGGCGCTTCGTTCGCTTCAATCTGCACGAAGGCAGGTCGTGAGTGAAATTGGCGATCTTAAACGCCAACTTCAAACGACAGACCATCCGCTCGCGGCAAAACAGATCAAGACACGTATCACAGTGGCTGAACGCCACAAATCCGTTCTTGAAGACGAAATCTACGAGGTGATCAACGCAAACCTAGATATGAAGCACAAGTTTCAAATTCTGCTCTCGATACCTGGGATCGGCAAGCTGACAGCCTGCGTGATGATCGCTGATCTGGCTGAGCTTGGTCAGGTTAACGCCAAGCAAATTGCCGCTTTGGCTGGCGTTGCTCCGATGAATTGGGACAGCGGCGCCCGTCAAGGCAATCGCATGATCCGGGGCGGACGACAGAGCGTTCGAAATGCGCTGTATATGTGCGCCGTCAACTGCACCAGCCGTTCAGGACCGCTTGGAAGCTTTTATCGACGGCTGATACAGCGTGGCAAAAGCCCGAAGGTGGCCTTGACCGCTGTCATGCGCAAGCTGGTTATCATCGCCAATTCATTGGTTGCGGAAGATCGTCACTGGCGTGCCGATACCGTATGATCTGTGCCTCGAAACGGTCGGGACACGCTTGCGAAATGTGGGGTCGCCACGCGCCCCGACCTCTGCCTTGTGCCTGTGGATAACCCATTCGTTATGCTTGAATGATCACAGATGCTTGCACATCAGGTTTCGGGCTCTCCGGGACACATCTCGCACATCAGGTTTCGGGCTCTCCGGGACACATCTCGCACATCAGGTTTCGGGCTCTCCGGGACACATCTCGCCTACGATCACTTTGGTTCAGTCTTTTGCAACAATTGGGCTTCTGGATTCTTGAGCCATGCTCATGATCGGGGTCGAACAAATCTTTGATCATGGTTGGCGGGGCTTGATATTCACCGCGTATCCAAGTTCATTGAGGCTAGCGTTTTTCAGGAGATGGTTTGTTGACCCATATTAGAATTGGATTTCTTGCGATACTTTTAACACTCGCAAACGCGTCGTTGGCCGATCAACGTATCAGAGCATTTGTTCATTCAGACGAAGTTGCCCGGTTTGCCATACATTCTGCTGAACTATTCAGTTCATCTGGCGGATACCAAACCGAATACTCGATATGCAATATCGATGATCGTAATCCTCTCATCTACAAATGGCCAGACACCGGTATGGAAAGCAAATCCTATCGGCCTCTGCCTCTGGGAGGGTGCCATATACTCCAGATACCGTCAGAGATGAGGCCCAAACCAAGGGGTACAGTTACTTACTACACTCAAGCCTCACGCCCTTATAACTGGGACGCGATCCTGAGGTCTGACAATGGGCAAAACCAAGTGCAGCCCTTCAGACGGTATCTCAATTCTCTAAAGGCATTTTTTGGTAATTCAGATGAACCCGACTCCCAAGCTGTTGGCTATGTTTGGCTCGAGGTATCCCAAACAACTGACGCCACGGGGTTAGAAACTTCAATAGGTTGGAACGATAACAATATTTCAATCGTTGTTCCGCAAGGCGCACTGGACGGAGTTGGAGGCCAAGAGTTGATTGATGCGATAAACCAACAGGGCTATCTCGCTAGGCAGGGCACGTTAGGAGATATTGTTGAAGACGACGAGATTTCTGAAAGCGAAGAAGCATCAAACCAAGCAATAGAACTCTCCAATCCCGACAACGCAAGCTCTCCGGTAACGCTTAGCCTTCCAGAATATTCGGAATTTTTCGAGAGCATATTTTATTTGATTGATCGAGAGACTCGCAGGATTGTCGCAAGCGGAAAATTCTATCTAGTTCGTTGAGGGTGTAATTGCAGTGTTTAAAAAAGAGAAAATCGTTAGAATTGCGAAACTTTTGGCTCAGCAGTGGGATAAATTCTCCCGAGCTGTTGGTTGGGTACTTACCTTCATTTCTCCTGTTGTTTTTGAAACGCCCAGTATTCCAGATGGCCAAAATATGCCATACGATTTTGCACCTACAATCTGTGCAATAATTGGCTTTGGTTGCGCACTTTTTCTTTTCTCGTCCGGCAAGATTACACCGAAGGTAAAGTTTACCGCACTGGCTTTGTCCGGTATTTTCGCACTAGCTGCGATATTGAGTTATAGAGGTGATCTCGAATGGATTGCTTCCCCAACATACATCCAGTACCTATTGGAGTTTTTTAAGTTTTGTATCTTCTATGCCCTTTTTTACGTCTTCCTCGGAATTGTTTTTATAAGTGGTGGCGACTATATGGCCGACAAACTCAGAAATTTCTAAACCCGATTATTTGTCGGGTGTTATGGTTTCTTCAAACCCAGCGCAGAGGCCTGCTTCAAATTCAGAGATTAATTCATCCCCGCTTAGATCGCAATTAGAAGTACTTGGCCAATGAGGGTCATCAGTCAACTTGATGGGTGTTCCTACAATGCTGAATACCCCCGCGAAAACGGCGCTAAGTACGACAATTTTTGTTTGAGGGTTAACTTTCATTTATAGAATTTCCCAGAGATCAGCCGCTCGATCAAGAAGAACATATTCCTAATCGAAATCGGATAACTTGCTGTATCGCCAAATTCTCCAAACCGCTTAGATGATGGCTCTTTGCGTGAGCAATGGCCGCGACGGCAAACAGAGGCTCAGTCAGCTCATCTGACGTATTATGTAGAACTGTTGAACGGAAACGTTGGCTGATTTCCATACAAACCGATATCACATTTTCCGAGAAATTTGAAGTGGTTGGACATCTCGTAAACGCCGGAATTTTCCGGGCAGAAGCTTGTATTGACGGCGTGAACGACTGTTTGCGGCCGTTCGAATGAAAGACGATCAATGGTCGAAGTGCGGACACACCCGACTCTTAAGTCTAGGCTACCAAAGGCGGCGATGTGCCTCTCGTGACGGCGACAATGCTCAGCGAAATTGTCCTCACAGGGGAACCCGTCCGGAAAGGACAGCCGCCGATTTACGGCGGCTGTCCACTGAGATAAGAGCAACTACTTGCGGGAGGCAGCGAGCATAAATTGTTCGAGGCCAACCTGTCCGCCGTGCTGAGATATAACCGGTTTTCTCAAAGTAAAATGGACCACTGTATCGTCATAGCTGGGAGTGTCAGCCTCTTCCTCTTCTTCCACATTCAGTTCAGGCATGTTCAATGTGCTCAACTCACCAATAAGTAGTTTGGCTAACTGTGCTGTTGACGAACTTGCCACAACAAGATTCAACCCTTTTGCCGCATCGCTGTGTAGATCACTGACATTGGGATAGTTCATATACTCCGCAAAGCCGACAAAATCGATAGGCCTAGAAGCCAACACACAATAGGCCAAAACTGCACGCGACTGTTCGTCAGGATTTTGGGTCACACTGAGGCCGCGGATAGCCCACCTCTTTGTCCCCAGCACGACAGCTGCGGTCTCCGCGATCAGCATAAAATACTCAGCCTTGGCGCTCAGAGTGTCCGCATCAACAGTATCCAATTC
This region includes:
- a CDS encoding IS110 family transposase, producing MSRTQEKINQPTEPVYAGIDVSKNTLDFCIIPHGITMTVSNDKKGIKSLIRECKRYDVQLVALEATGKYHCLLHEMLFDAEINAAVINPFRSRQFADSMGKLAKTDTIDAHVLARFAERMKPEPDKPPGPHFKALRSLQSARRQVVSEIGDLKRQLQTTDHPLAAKQIKTRITVAERHKSVLEDEIYEVINANLDMKHKFQILLSIPGIGKLTACVMIADLAELGQVNAKQIAALAGVAPMNWDSGARQGNRMIRGGRQSVRNALYMCAVNCTSRSGPLGSFYRRLIQRGKSPKVALTAVMRKLVIIANSLVAEDRHWRADTV